Proteins co-encoded in one Bradyrhizobium sp. 170 genomic window:
- a CDS encoding GcrA family cell cycle regulator, translating into MSWDAKDVALLKELWAAGHSAGQIASRLGYSRNAVSAKLKRLGHKRGHKPPTANPRIVAVPTRKPALAAACARPVDRVVSTRKPVAKQTKELTKELTKRELYAMLANAVRNTG; encoded by the coding sequence ATGAGTTGGGATGCGAAAGACGTAGCACTGCTCAAAGAACTCTGGGCCGCGGGCCACAGTGCCGGTCAGATCGCAAGTCGGCTCGGCTACAGCCGCAACGCCGTGAGTGCCAAGCTGAAGCGCCTGGGCCACAAGCGGGGTCACAAGCCGCCGACGGCCAACCCCAGGATCGTGGCCGTGCCAACGCGTAAGCCAGCGTTGGCCGCAGCCTGTGCCCGGCCGGTGGATCGGGTGGTGTCGACGCGGAAGCCGGTCGCGAAGCAGACCAAGGAACTCACCAAGGAGCTAACCAAGCGTGAGCTTTACGCCATGCTGGCGAATGCGGTCAGGAATACGGGCTGA